TTTTATAAATCAGTTGGGTTTCATGACCGGCGCGAGGGTTCACCAGACAACTGGCACGCTTCATCTGGAAGGTATGATCCAGACAAGCCTGGTTACAGGCGATACACGTGTTGATCTCGTCGGCTCTACCCGTTCGTGCTTTATTAGCCCACTCAGAATCGGCCAGCAGAGGACGGGCCATCGAAATCATATCGGCTTTGCCGCTGGAGATAATATCTTCAGCCGTGTCTGGCATGTTAATACGGTTAGACGCGACAACTGGAACGCTGACAACTTCTTTCACTTTCGCCGTGACATCGACAAACGCAGCACGAGGAACAGAAGTCACAATGGTTGGAACACGAGCTTCGTGCCAGCCAATGCCTGTATTGATGATGGTAACACCCACTTTCTCAAGCGCTTGCGCCAACTGCAATACTTCGTCCATTTCTGAGCCGTCTTCTACCAGGTCCAGCATCGACAGACGGAACATCAGGATAAATTCATCGCCCACCGCTTCACGTATACGGCGAACAACTTCCAGCGGGAAACGCATGCGGTTTTCGTAAGAGCCACCCCACTCATCGGTGCGCTTATTTACGCGCTTGTTGATCATCTGACAAATGAAGTAGCCCTCAGAGCCCATGATCTCGACACCATCGTAATTCGCTTTCTGGGCCAGCTTGGCGCAGCGAACGTAATCATCAATGGTTTTCTCGATCTGCTTACCGCTCAGCTCTTTTGGCTTGAAGGGTGTAATTGGCGATTTAACCGCCGATGGTGCAACGTTGAATGGCGTGTAGCCATAACGACCTGCATGCAGAATCTGCAACAGGATTTTACTGTCTGCTGCCGCTTCGTGGACCGCTGTGGTTACCTTCTTGTGGAATGGAACCTGCCAGCCAGAAATTAACTTGGAGCCAAATGGCAGCAGGTCACCGCGACGGTTGGGAGAAAAACCACCGGTCACCATCAAACCCGTACCACCGCGCGCACGCTCGGCAAAGTACTCCGCCATTTCATCAAAGTGCCACGGACGGTCTTCCAGACCTACGTGCATAGAACCCATAACGACGCGGTTTTTTAATTTCGTAAAGCCAAGATCTAACGGCTCAAAAACATGAGGGTAATGACTCATCTCTATACGGTCTCCAGAGAGGGTTAGCCTGATTCAGCTAGTTATTTGTTATGCGCCCAGTTTAACGGTATTGCAGAAGGGGTAAATGATCGTTTATAGCAGAAAAATGATCATGCATAACAGAGGTGGTATTCAGATAGGCGAATTACGCATTATTATAAAATGTCAGCATCAAGCTTAATCAAAAAGCCCGGCGTAAACCGGGCTAAGCACAGAACCGCACTGGGCGATTAATCATCAGAGATCTGAATATCAGGCACCACCGCATTCGATTCAGCAGCCTTTGCCAGCACCACCGCCATTTTCCGGGCGGCATGGCGATACATCATACTCACCTCAGAACAGTCATCCGCTGCAACCACCGGCGTCCCCGCGTCGCTTTGCTCACGAATATACTTCGACAATGGCAGGGAGCCTAACACGTCGGTCTGATAGCTTTCAGCCAGTCGCTCGGCACCATCTTCACCGAAGATATGCTCCGCATGTCCACAACTGGAGCAAATATGCATGCTCATATTTTCGATCATACCCAGCACCGGAATATTCACCTTCCGGAACATCTCAACACCTTTTTTAGCATCTGCCAGCGCAATATCCTGAGGCGTTGTAACAATGACTGAACCGGTTACCGGAAACTTCTG
The Saccharospirillaceae bacterium genome window above contains:
- a CDS encoding NADPH-dependent 2,4-dienoyl-CoA reductase produces the protein MSHYPHVFEPLDLGFTKLKNRVVMGSMHVGLEDRPWHFDEMAEYFAERARGGTGLMVTGGFSPNRRGDLLPFGSKLISGWQVPFHKKVTTAVHEAAADSKILLQILHAGRYGYTPFNVAPSAVKSPITPFKPKELSGKQIEKTIDDYVRCAKLAQKANYDGVEIMGSEGYFICQMINKRVNKRTDEWGGSYENRMRFPLEVVRRIREAVGDEFILMFRLSMLDLVEDGSEMDEVLQLAQALEKVGVTIINTGIGWHEARVPTIVTSVPRAAFVDVTAKVKEVVSVPVVASNRINMPDTAEDIISSGKADMISMARPLLADSEWANKARTGRADEINTCIACNQACLDHTFQMKRASCLVNPRAGHETQLIYKTVGQAKKVAVVGAGPAGLACANVAAQRGHNVTLFEAREHIGGQFNYAARIPGKEEFHETIRYFHKMIEVHNIDLRLNTWVDADQLKAEGFDEVVIASGVEPRVPNMPGVDHPKVVTYQQVLDSGMELGKKVAVMGAGGIGFDMCEYLTHEGPSLTLDKDAWMKEWGVDGQNENRGGLKPQEIEESPRKVYMLQRKASSFGKGLNKTSGWVHRAVVAMKGVETIGGVSYDKVDDDGLHVTITTGKKGEEVSESRILDVDHVVLCAGQVSVSKLHQQLEQDETKTFNLHLVGGAEFAGELDAKRAIRLASELASEL